The following is a genomic window from Dioscorea cayenensis subsp. rotundata cultivar TDr96_F1 chromosome 10, TDr96_F1_v2_PseudoChromosome.rev07_lg8_w22 25.fasta, whole genome shotgun sequence.
caactTTGGCAATGGTAACATCCCACAAGCAGGTAGGGTCTATGTTTCCTCAGGGAACAAGATGCCAAGTGAACATCCTGGTCATATGCTTGAAGCATCCATTAAGAAAATATCAGTAGTCAACAAGAATAAGCATGTAGAAAGGGAAAGTCTAGTCTAAACATGGAAAAGCTTGGTTTCGTTTCATGTATGTAAATCTATGTCTTGGTACCATAAACATATGAACAACATTTGAATGTTCTGTACTTATCATCTGGGATTTTACACTAGAAACTCTGCACAATGAACCCataaatctaattaaatatcattGGTTCAGTCATTTTCAGCACAGccaatattattttgttatatattcataaaatatgatttgaatGCCAATAAGAACAAATTAATTGAATTCTTCTTGATCCACAACAAGAGAGATGATTAATTTTAACAAATGTATTATAATCCCATGTGACATTCATAGATCAAAAGCCTCCTAAATCACAACAATTAATGACTTCAAAAGCAACTCAATGGATTTGTAATAAAATGATATTTCTGTCAATATGCATAGCATGTGAAATGGAAAATCCCATGTGGGACCATGAGTGCTTAATGGCTTCAAAAGCACTTCAAAATAGAAATTCCCAAATTGGAACAAAATGGAGTGAAGTCCTGCATACGTCAGTGGAAACCAGAGATGGAAATGACAGATTGCCTTTAAGGAACAATTTTCCACAGTGAGGACTGGTCTTGCAGGTAAGAAGAGGGATAATCAATCTAGTGGTTATGATTCATCCTCTCAATTCTTTATCACTTACATGACCTATTACAATAAAATGACACAGTTTAAATAGCATCCCAGCCAATCAAATCATCCATTTCACTGTTTGTGGCAATAATGAAAGCTTTGAAATACTTCCAAATCCATTCCTCTATCTCTACGAATTCTTCAACCATTGATCATTGACAATAAATAAAGTAGGAGATATTCATTGGAGGCCTGGCAGCACCACCCACTCTCCTTCGGTAAGTTTTGAAACTTCTAACCTTTTTGACAAAGACAATTTCCATTCAATTTCCATTCTCCTCAATGGAACTTGTAGTTGACTCAACCTGAAAGCTGCTCACAAGCTTTCATAACCTATTTCAAAAGGCAAGCCAGAACAGCTTGGCTTTCTCCTCAAGCCATATACATTGACGGTTATTTTTGGTTCAGGAGCTGAGTCCTAAGCTATGGCAGGACTTGTGTTGAGATCCAGCTCTTCAAGGCTCTCATTCATTTACCTTTTGAAACTGATGTGGCATCTGAAGTTGCAAATCTGAACATAACCCAAAAGCAACCATCCCCCCCTCATGATCAAAAACTcaaatttccaaaaatcaaaagatACCATCCTCTTGGTTCTTTTGAAAGAACTTTCATTTTTCCTTTGATAACATTATCTTCTCTTGAGAGTTCAGAAAGCATTTGGCAATCTTTCTTCTAATAAAGGGTAATGTCTATTCTAATTTTAAGTTGTAATAAGTTCTATCTTGGCTAAGCTTGCAAATCTACTACATAAAGTTTGAACTTCTCACTGTTTTGCCATCCAATTACTCCCTCctgtcctttttatttgtcaattttagAGAATTTCTTTGGTCCTTTTTACTTGcccatttagaaaatttatgagGCATTAATATTGGTTTTCCATATTTATCCGttatttttaatgtacttttacaacttccaataaatcatattcaactacacattctattaaatcatattttaaataatagtaatCTTGGATAGCTAATATactttgttataaattttaaattaccaaCTAACTTTAATGGACTTTCTTAATCTTtgtgaattagttaaaatggacaagtaaaaaggaccaGAGGGAGTAATTCTTTATTAAACACTTTCCTACATGGTAATATAACCTTAAACTATTTCCCTCACCGAATATTTCAATTTGTATAATTGTAGTTGTTATGGTTAATCTTCATCATCTTATTTGCTAGTAACATAGACATGTTGAGCTTGGCTCTAGCTTTCGAATAAATGACTTAACTGATAATCATTTTTCTTGTtaatccaacaaaataaaaattgcagCTTTTAATTTCACTTGTTAATTCCCCAATTTTCATACTCAAtgtactcttttttttaataatttttaaacatgaGTTTTAcctaaataatttatatttttcaccaGTGAAAATAAGCATGTAATTCTAGTCCGAGAAATCAAATAGTCTGATTACTTCTACCAGACAGTCCATCACAAGTATGATGGATGTTCTGTTGACTCTATCTTCAGCTTGAATATGTTCATATTGCACAAATCTCACTTTGCAGCCACTTCAGGTATTTCTTCTAAACTAAACTGAAGCTCATTTTAAGTGACAGGCAAACAAAATGCATAAATATTTAAGCAAGATCATGACTGAATGAAAAGCATCCAAGCAGGATGGCCAGATTCAGACACCATCAAGAACTGACAAAACCAAACTGCATATGCATGCCCGATAACCACATCTAATCTAAAATTATGAAACATCAATATAAAGATACTAAAACAACGGCAATGTAGATGCCATTTTCTATTGTGAATTTATAGAATAAACTACCAAGAATAGAGCTTGCCAGCAATTATAAACTTGAAAGTCCTGAAATGTATGCTGTGTCAATAAGAAAAGCCAAACTTTTCTAGTTTTCACTTGCGTGATATATATACACTGGTCTTCACACATTGCATATAAGAGAATAACCCATAGTTACTGCACCTGAAAGGAAGTCCAACATGACTGATTTTGGCCTAATTGAATGCCCAAAGGGGCAATTTCTGTCAGAGCCATGATGATCTGGTTCATAAACCATTTCTATATTTTACCAAAAGGTCTGCGTAAGGCTTTTTCTATGACAGGAAGGTTGTATGTATCCAAAATGATAATTTAAGAAGATTAGGACCTCAAAGAGCAGAGAAGAAGTAATACTTTAATATTGAAGAACCATAAAATTATACACCCATAGAATCATTGAGCACCTCTTACACAAACACTTACAATTTGCAGTAGCATATATTTAAGAGAaatccaataaataattaaggcAAGGAAAAGTTACAGAAATAATCATGTAAGAATGGGTTGATAGGATGTCAATGAGTTAACTTACTGTGACAAATTGAAGCCATCTGCATCACTTTCCTTGCTATTCTTATCATCAGCAGCAGAAACTACTCCTGCAGAAAAGATGTTAACAATAATGTTTAGTTGCAAACATGTTACACCTAAAAATTGAGCATGTAGAATTTGTCAATTCACATAGAATTTAtgatttggaaaataaaattgtaaagtTTGATATCTTCAACActtcaaaagaaacacaaaagtTTCCAAATGTCATTAACCAAAATGATTTTCTGAATCAACCATATCACACCAATAACAAGTAATTAGCAACCAAATTTTTAGTAATAGAAGTCACCATCAATTCTAacttacatttaaaaaaaaagataaataaacgAAGGAAGAACATGGATACCTGACGTGTTCATATAGTCCCCATCTGAATCAGCAGAAGTAAATGAATTATCTTCCAAGGTCGATTTTCTAGTTCTAAATTCAAATGCATCATCATCTGAACTGCCACTTACAGTGTCATCAAAGATAGTGCTAGAAGTAGCTTGCACACCATTTTTCTGTCTCGAATTTCCCATAAGCTTCACATATCTTTTACTTGGAATTTTCCTAACTGCAACTTTATACCGCTTCTTCTGGTAAGAGGTGTCCTCTTCTGTGCTATCATCCGATGCCACCCGATCTGCCACACCTTCTTTGAGAGAAATATCAGAATCCACACCAGAGCGAGCCTGATTAACAGGGGCAGATTGAATGCCTGTGCTGGCAGTTTTTAGCTTTGTGACATCATTGCTCTCCGAATATGGGAGAGATTTGGCATTACTCCCAGAGACAGGCAGCTTCCCTGTAGGATACTCTTCATGCACATTCCGCTCATCCCTTGTCAACAAGTCATGAACCATGCCAGAGCGAGGTTCCTTCAGCTTCTTTGCAATCTTCTTATTATGCAATTTGCTTGGAGATCCTATTTTAGGGGAGTTGTTACCATGCGAAACCTCAGTTTTTCCCACATCCTCTTTAGGTTTCTCATTATCTGCCTTATTACTTTTGCGGCCCTTCTCTGACAACTGTTCTGCCAGATCAGCCAAATCATGAAGGGCAAAATTGGTTTCCTCTGGTTTGCTTTGATGCAAATGGTGCTCATTTGACATTAAATTATCCGCCTTGTTGGAAGAATCTCTCGGATGACTGCTTAACTTCCTTTTCTTCGAAGTTTGTTCCTTACGAGGTTTCCTAGTTTGTGTCTCCATAGGTGCAAGCTCTTGTGGTTCAGCTGATTCATTTTGGCTCACCTTAGGAACaaaatgtttgatgaaatcGACCACATCATTCTCAAGAGGTTCACCATCTACTTCAGAGGGCACCTTGTTAAGAGCTTCTTCAACAGCGTTCTTAAGAGAACCATCCTGAATACGCCCATGGTCTACATTATGGGAAATATCACAGGCAGCTTCCTTACCAAAGTCATCATGAGCATCTAGCAGTGATCCCGTCGTAGTTTCCTCCGTTGTCTTTTCTGCGAAAAAGGGAAAGTTTGTTCTCTTCAGAGGGACAATTATTATAAGCATCAACTACTGAGTTCTAAGCATGGTACACATTGTTCCTGGTTCCATCTGAGAGAACTTTTGTGGTTTCAGTACCTGAACCTTTACATGTACATTAGTTCTCTGGAATTTAATTAAGGTTTAAACTAGGGGATTAGAGACTGGAAAGTTCAGTTTTACctgatttctttttctgcaGACGTGATCTTCTACCATGAACTTCTGCAGGAGTTTCAAGAGATACAGCTTCTCCATTGACAGTTGCCATTTTAGAATCTTTACCAAGGCTGTTTTGGGTAGCTTCCAACATTCCTTCATCATTCACTTCAGCAGTATCCTTTCCCAAAGATGGAACATATTCATCTACAGTGGCCTCATGATTAGATAAATCCACCTTTGATGATTTCTTCTTGCTACCAcgtggttttttttctttaagtaCAACGGGCGCTGAATCACTTCTCGGAGCTGCAGTTTCATTAGGAATTACTCTTTTGAAGGCTTCAACTTGACCATTTTTCTGGTCTCTCAAACTATGCTCTTCAAGGGCTTGAGCATCAGGAGTTATTGGAGTTTGAAACTGTTTAGGTTGTTGGTCAGGCAACTCAGTTTTCTTCCTCTGATTTGACCTTCTACCTTTAGTATGTGACAGATCCTCAGAACCTTGCTTTATACAATTTCCATCATCAGCAATTTCTTCATCAAGGATTACTGCATGAGATTCCTTTCTTTGGTCATTATCAATTTTTCTAACTGCTTCTTCAAGAGTTTtctcttcaccaacttctctggGAGCATCAATCTTGTTTTGTTCCTTCTtagtttttgtctttttctttttgtggctTGACTTGGTTGCAGGTTCAGTTATATCTTCCATATGATGGTTGTGTCCATCCCTTTCTTTATGGGCAGTTGCTGCATTGGATTTCTCATTCAGATTTGCATATGTGCTATCTGAAGGGTCAGCAGGTTTATCTTCAGTTGGAGGTTCACTGAGTGGATAGTCAACCAATTTAGACTTCGACAAATCCTGCTGAAAGCAATCTGCGCTCTCGAGTTTGGTATGCATTGAACTATTTTTATCGTTATAATTGTTTCCAGCTGCTTCTTCAGGTGAAGCGTCAATCTTGTTAGGTGCTTTTTTACTTTTGGTCTTTTTCTTGGTGTGACTCAACTTGGTCAAAAGTTCCGATTTTGCTTCTGCATGGTCGCTATAACCATTGAATTCTATATGTGCAGCTGTTGCATTAGATTTATCATTCAGATTTGTGTGACCACTAACTGATGGATATGCAGGTGTCTCTTTAATAACAGCGACTGAATGATTAGTATCTACAGGAATAACTTCAGAAGCTTGATTTTGTAAAGCAGCAGCAGCATCATTCAAATCTAACAACTCATCAGCTAAACTAGTTTCAGCACTTGTCTTTCCCATCTTGGAAGGCGAGTTAGTGTCAACTGTGTTGGAAGGAACAGCAGGATCAACTTCATTGTTAAGTTTGGATGAtcgccttttctttttcttctccctgttATCAGTGTTCTCAGTTAATGGGTGGCTACCATGTGGTGCTTCATCAGCTAAACCAGTTTGTGTACTTTCCTTTCCCATTTTGGAAGGTGACTTAGTGTCAGCAGCATTGGAGGGAACTGCAGATTCAGCTTCACTGTGAAGCTTAGATGAtcgctttttcttcttcttttctgtGTTATCAGGGTTTTCAGTTGATGGGAGGTTACAATAAAGTGCTTCATTAGCTGATGCTTCTAAAGAAGCAGGGATTTCTTTGTGTTTGTCTGCTAAACTAGCTTTTGGAGTATCGACTGATGGCTTGTTGCTATAGTGAGAAGCTTCCAAGTTCTTTGTTGGTGGGGAATCATCAAAAGGCTTCCCAGAAGATTCATCCTTTCCCTCAAGGCTTTTCTTCTCCACAGGAATATTATCTACTTGATCATTCTGTATGAGACTTTTCCTTTTCTTAGTGTTTACATTCTTCACAACAATACTAGAAGTAAGCTCACCATCAACACTGACACCAGAATTACCACATTCTTCCTCTCTTGCATCATTCTCTGGTTGGTCAACTAAAAGGCCAATCGTGCGTGGAGCATTTGGAACAACCACCACATTTGTCTCGTTAACTGGCTCTGCGCTAACTGGTACATTGTGACCTGGCCTTTGCTCAAGTTCCTGAAGAGGCATTTCACATTCACCATGTTTATCTTTTACTCCTAACTCCATATGGTCTGACTCAACATCTTTATCATTTGTTAGTGCCAGTTTTTCCGGCACATTATCCTTATCAGCCAGAATCAGATGATTAGGCAAACTGCTAGAATTAGGTTCTGTTTGGAATTGATCATGATTCCTTGGTAGCCCATTATTCACAGTAACAATGCAGTCAGCACTTCCCGCTTGGTGTTGTATAACACTGGCTGGTGTTGCATCAACAATGAGAAACCAAGCTCCATTAATCCCATTAAAAGCACTTCTTACTAGCATCAAGTCTGACAAGTTGTAGACAGTTGCTTCACGCCTTACCTACAAGGATAAGaataaccaataaaatataataaatacaaaaacaaatccaactggacaaaattaaaaaaaaaaagtttggcaTATGGAATGAAAATATTAGACAAAAATTTGAAGCTTTATGTCATAAATTAACTTCAGGACAGAGACAACAAAGCTCCACCAGAAGTTTATTATACACAATTTACTCCATCCAATATTGAAATGAAGTTGAGTAGATGGTGCAGGTACAAGGTATTGAAATTCAAAGAATGCATCCAAGACTCAGTAAGAAGGAGAAACAAAATAAGCCAAGAGCAAAGTACAGGAAAAGACCTGTCTTTGCATTGAAAACAGCCTAAAATAAGCAAGCCTATTTGACATGCAACATAAATTCTTTCAGCAGACATCAAAAAAGTTGCCACAATAACCACAATCATCACAATACCAGCATTATAAATAAGCTAATAAACCCATGTGATATGTCACATAAATTCTTTTGGCAGAGATAAAAATTCAGACAcaataatcaaaacacaaagcatcattgaaaaaaaaacagagataaagaaaaacataaaatgcatGCAGATGTGAAAAGAGAGAATGGAGCATACTACTTCGTCCACAATACCAAAACCATGGAGATCAAAACAGCAACATTAAGGATACCTTAATTGCTCGAACAGTGATCTCTCCGATGTCCGGAAAGCAAAGAACATGCTCACTCCTTACTTTTCCTGctcaaccaaatcaaagatCAGTTCCGGAACATCCAAACTCCCACACAAGAAAAATCTATCAACGAAAATTAAGAGgcaaaaaaaccaaacaacGAACCACACCACCAAATCACACACTAGGAACAACAATATGCATAAAGATATCATCTTTGTTTGAATCGAACACGTAAAAACACGATTAGAAGGAAAAGATCGATGAGGGAAGCGATTACGCTTAAGATCGGCGACAGTGTCGTCCCAGAAGATGCCCAAGGCGAGATGAGTGTCCAGGTTAGTGTCAATGAAGATCGGATAAGGGGgaatgggaagaggaggagaggCAGAAGAAGGCATCTCTGCCGCcatgggaggaggaggaggaggagaagggggAAAAGCGAGGGATGCGGATCGACGGAGGGCTTTTGGAAGGGTTTTGTTGTGAAAGAAGTCCATTTGGAGCTGTGCTTTCTTTATTGCCCAtagaaaattttgtttcttaattatgTTATTACAACggtaattattttcaaaaaatttggttatttttggtttttggttaaTACGACGTAGTTGAGAGGTTGAAAAATTGAAATGGTTTTCCTGAGAAAATTTTTGTATGGAATTCAAGTTTTTGGAAggagaaaaatacataaatttttttttttttctcaattaaagttcattttattaattactgTACAATTTTTATATGATGCAATTCTTAAGAGTTAATGAAAATGTGTGACCATGGTGATAATCATATATGCAACTCTTAGTTGGTTCTCTagcaacaaataataataagtaaaaaataaaaaagtaaataataataataataataataataaaaagaatataaagaattttgtattttaaaagaTGCATGCAAATTCTAGGATGATAACTGAAGTTATATTGCAACAAAGATACATGTAATTACAAAGTGTTGGGTAAAAATTAGGATGGTAGTTTTTAGATATAgagtttaaaattatatttgaagaataaaattatataaagttaaactaaaatttgactgcaatgataaaaattagaatagatattttaaaaacaaaattttaattttctaaataattacttttattcactatgattaataaattttaaaaataaaaattgcatCTAATGAGATAATTAATTAACCCTACAACACCAGAACCAAAGCAAAAAACAGTGGCATACCAAAAATTATCCGAGCATCATCATATACACAAAGATCATGTTTGAAACAAACTTAcacaattaaaaatgaaatataaatttcaaaaacagATGTGAAAAATAATTGTGAACCAGTACAATTGCAgcttatttttgtaattagaACATCAAGCTGAAGAGAAATTCAAGTCCAAATTCTCTAGATTTGATGACATTGGTAAATTATTGCtataaaggaaacaaaaattaaaacagaaaGAAATCACCTTCTTTGCACTCAATTCAGTCCATAAAAATGGCACAATAAAAGAAGATAGCTTAAGACACCCAATTGGCCTCTTGGTCCCCAAATAAAGAGTGCCGAATCAAGATTAGAATTCTAATCCAGCTGAGCTATCACTGCATCAGTAACTTCCTGGGTGGTGCTGCTTCCACCCAAGTCTTTGGTCCGGTACTTGCCTTCTAGGATCACCCGCTTGACGGCGGTTTCTAACCGGTCAGCGAATGATGGGAACTGTAAATGCCGGAGCATCATGGCAGATGACAACAGCAAAGCAACGGGATTTGCCTTTTTCTGCTCCACGATTTTATCATTTCCTACATTTCCTGCTGATGCTCCTTGCTCAAATATGGCGTGATCTTGCCCGACATTGCCTTAAAATGGAACTTGGTTAGGAATAGAATGACCAAAGATTGCAGTATTTTACAGTTAATCTATAAGaagttttataaatttgagGTAGATAGCCAAGTAGAAGGCTGATAACTTTTGACAGAAGTCATGACCTATTAAATAATTCCACTTGCAGCTATCAATACATTCATATATACAGTCTCGGAAAGTATT
Proteins encoded in this region:
- the LOC120270193 gene encoding uncharacterized protein LOC120270193 → MDFFHNKTLPKALRRSASLAFPPSPPPPPPMAAEMPSSASPPLPIPPYPIFIDTNLDTHLALGIFWDDTVADLKRKVRSEHVLCFPDIGEITVRAIKVRREATVYNLSDLMLVRSAFNGINGAWFLIVDATPASVIQHQAGSADCIVTVNNGLPRNHDQFQTEPNSSSLPNHLILADKDNVPEKLALTNDKDVESDHMELGVKDKHGECEMPLQELEQRPGHNVPVSAEPVNETNVVVVPNAPRTIGLLVDQPENDAREEECGNSGVSVDGELTSSIVVKNVNTKKRKSLIQNDQVDNIPVEKKSLEGKDESSGKPFDDSPPTKNLEASHYSNKPSVDTPKASLADKHKEIPASLEASANEALYCNLPSTENPDNTEKKKKKRSSKLHSEAESAVPSNAADTKSPSKMGKESTQTGLADEAPHGSHPLTENTDNREKKKKRRSSKLNNEVDPAVPSNTVDTNSPSKMGKTSAETSLADELLDLNDAAAALQNQASEVIPVDTNHSVAVIKETPAYPSVSGHTNLNDKSNATAAHIEFNGYSDHAEAKSELLTKLSHTKKKTKSKKAPNKIDASPEEAAGNNYNDKNSSMHTKLESADCFQQDLSKSKLVDYPLSEPPTEDKPADPSDSTYANLNEKSNAATAHKERDGHNHHMEDITEPATKSSHKKKKTKTKKEQNKIDAPREVGEEKTLEEAVRKIDNDQRKESHAVILDEEIADDGNCIKQGSEDLSHTKGRRSNQRKKTELPDQQPKQFQTPITPDAQALEEHSLRDQKNGQVEAFKRVIPNETAAPRSDSAPVVLKEKKPRGSKKKSSKVDLSNHEATVDEYVPSLGKDTAEVNDEGMLEATQNSLGKDSKMATVNGEAVSLETPAEVHGRRSRLQKKKSEKTTEETTTGSLLDAHDDFGKEAACDISHNVDHGRIQDGSLKNAVEEALNKVPSEVDGEPLENDVVDFIKHFVPKVSQNESAEPQELAPMETQTRKPRKEQTSKKRKLSSHPRDSSNKADNLMSNEHHLHQSKPEETNFALHDLADLAEQLSEKGRKSNKADNEKPKEDVGKTEVSHGNNSPKIGSPSKLHNKKIAKKLKEPRSGMVHDLLTRDERNVHEEYPTGKLPVSGSNAKSLPYSESNDVTKLKTASTGIQSAPVNQARSGVDSDISLKEGVADRVASDDSTEEDTSYQKKRYKVAVRKIPSKRYVKLMGNSRQKNGVQATSSTIFDDTVSGSSDDDAFEFRTRKSTLEDNSFTSADSDGDYMNTSGVVSAADDKNSKESDADGFNLSQSSNTARKSMPLSSILRSSSSYRKVKRTGSQSQAEDSESQPVDMVLETQPDE